The uncultured Tateyamaria sp. region TCAACGAGCTCGGGCAGCGACTGGTGCCCGCGATCGAGGCGATTGCCGCTGTGGGTGAGGAGCTCAAGCGCCGCGCTGGCGGCGAGCGCAGTCAGGCTGCGGCGACGCCCCGGCTGAAGCATTTCCGTGCGGCGCGCAGCGCCGAGACCACAGAATAGCGGCTTGACCCGGCGGACGGACCGCCGGGCCGATGACTTCAGGCCGCGCGGGCCTTGCGAGAGGGGAAGTCAATGTCGGTGGCGGCGACGTGGTTGAGGTAGTTGGTGAAGATGTTCGCCACCACGTTCGCAACCGTCTCGACGATGTCGGCCTCGGTCAGTCCTGCAGCCCGTGCGGCATCGAGGTCTGCATCCTCGACCATTCCTTTCGCGGCCACGATGGCCGCCGCAAGCCGCAGGATCGCCGCCGTGCGCGGATCTTCGGAACGTCCGGCAAGGTGCGCGTCGATGGTTTCTGGCGCGACCTTCAGTCCGGCCGAGATCGCGGCATGGGCAGAAGCGCAGTAGTCGCAGGCGTTCGCCCCGGCGACGGTCAGCGCGATGGCCTCGCGGGTGCGGGCATCGAAGCCGCCCCCCGCCAGTGTCTCGTTCAACCCGAGCATGGCAGCCAGCACCTTGGGCTGGTTCGCGGCGACGCGGTAGAGGTTCGGCACCATGCCGACCTTTCCCTTGATTGCGGTGAAAAGCGCGGCGGCCTCGGGGGCGGCGGCAGAGTCGGAAATCTGGGTGATACGAGCCATTGTCTATATCCTTTCGATGTTGTGGGGGTTTAGGCCGAGACCATTTCGGTTTCGGGCTTGGAGAGGCTGATGACAGCAACGACGGCGGTGCCGTTCAGCCAGTAGTAGGCGGCATCGAGCCCGGAAAAGCCGAGCGCGAAGGGCAGGATCAGGAAGAGCAGGCCAACCGCCAGATCGACGGCGAGGTGCAGCTTGTAGGGCAGCACGCGGATCACGCCGAGGTGGTGGTCGGTGAATACGGTCAGCAGTAACGCCGCGACGCCCACGACCGGCGAGATCGTGAGGGCGAGCGGGTTGGAGGTGCCGAGCCCGAGC contains the following coding sequences:
- a CDS encoding carboxymuconolactone decarboxylase family protein — its product is MARITQISDSAAAPEAAALFTAIKGKVGMVPNLYRVAANQPKVLAAMLGLNETLAGGGFDARTREAIALTVAGANACDYCASAHAAISAGLKVAPETIDAHLAGRSEDPRTAAILRLAAAIVAAKGMVEDADLDAARAAGLTEADIVETVANVVANIFTNYLNHVAATDIDFPSRKARAA